The following nucleotide sequence is from Endozoicomonas sp. GU-1.
CGCAGATCCCTGCAACAGACAGAATGTAAAAGTCTTCCAGTTCCAATATTATGACCTGTTTCACACTTTAATTGCACCTTCCAGTACATCAATTACCTTGAAACCGTATGCCAGACAACTACAGACAAATTATATCGGAGGAATTTTCTGCTGACAGGATCAATTCAGAGGGTAATACAGTTGCATTGTCTGCCTGATTTTCCCTACACTTCTCTCCTTTATATGAATTCTTGAGAACTCCCCCGGAATGAGTCCTGCCATTTATGCCATAGCCGCCATTGTTGTTGGCTTCATACTACTTACCTGGAGTGCAGACCGCTTTGTTGGCGGAGCTGCCGCTACGGCAAAAAACTGGGGTATATCCCCCATGCTGATCGGCTTGACCGTTGTTTCCATCGGCACATCTGCGCCAGAAATTCTGGTATCGCTGATGTCTTCTCTCCAGGGGCACAACGATATCGCGGTTGGCAACGCCATTGGTTCCAATATTGCCAATATGGGGCTGGTGCTTGGACTAACCGCGCTTATCGCACCACTGCCGGTCAAAACAGCACTGGCCAAACGGGAAATACCCTGGCTGTTACTGGTCACGGTGATTGCCGGTGCCTGCCTTGCCAACAACTACCTTGGGCTGATAGAAAGCCTGGTGCTGCTCAGTGGCCTGTTCGTTACCCTTTATCTGATGGTGACCTGGCAAAAATCCCACCCGGAAGAACCTCTGGCAGAGATTGAAGAGATCGAAGAGCTGCCTTCAGCCAAAGCGTACCTGGAACTGGTGGGCGGACTGGTACTGCTGCTGGTCAGCGCCCAGATTCTGGTTTGGGGGGCAACGGAAATCGCCACTTGGCTGGGTGTCAGTGAGCTGATCGTTGGTTTGACGGTGGTCGCCATTGGCACCAGCCTGCCGGAGCTGGCTGCATCGGTAGCCAGCGCCCTGCGTGGCCACCATGATATTGCCCTGGGCAATGTGGTGGGCTCAAACATCTTCAACCTGCTGGCCGTTCTGTCAATGCCCGGACTGGTCCGTCCCGGAGCCATCAGTGAATCCGTTTTCTCCCGAGATTATACCGTGATGCTGGCATTTACCGTTCTGCTGGCGGCCATGGCCATCGTCGGTAAAAAACCCAAAACGCTGGGACGTTTTGCAGGTATTATCTTTCTGGCAGGGTATGCCTGCTATGGCACATGGCTGTACGTACAAACGGTTTAAACCGGAGCTGAACGCTCCTCCCCCTGAACTATTTTATCCCGGAGTCTGAAAGGTTATGCTTTGCCACAACATCCTGACAGCTCCTGCAAAGGCTTTACTGAAATGACCTCTGACCAGAATTTTATTGAAATTGGTCGTCGTACCATCCAGATCGAAAAGGATGCGATTGAAGCGTTGCTGCCTCGTGTTGGTGAAGACTTCAGCAATGCCTGCCGGTTAATGCTGGAATGCCGGGGCCGAATTGTCGTGGTGGGGATGGGAAAGTCAGGACATATCGCCCGTAAAATCAGTGCCACCCTGGCCAGTACCGGTACACCGGCGTTTTATGTCCATCCCGGCGAAGCCAGCCATGGTGACATGGGCATGATCACCGCAGACGATGTGGTGCTGGCTATTTCCAACTCCGGTGAAACCGGCGAAGTCATCACCTTGCTGCCGCTGTTCAAACGAATGGGGGCTGCGCTGATCAGCATGACCGGCAAACCCGCGTCAACACTGGCGCAAGCCGCTGAAGTAAACCTGAACACAGGGGTTGATAAAGAGGCCTGCCCACTGGACCTGGCACCCACATCCAGCACCACCACTCAACTGGTTATGGGTGACGCGCTCGCCATTGCGCTGCTGGAAGCCCGAGGCTTTACCGCAGAAGACTTTGCATTTTCCCACCCCGGCGGCGCCCTGGGTCGCAGGCTGCTACTGAAAGTGCAGGATATCATGCATGACGGCAATCGAATCCCGACGGTGAAAAAAGGTACACGCCTGGGTGAAGCGCTGCTGGAAATGACCCGAAAAGGTCTCGGCATGACCTCCATTATTGATGACCACAACGTGGTCGTTGGTGTCTTTACCGACGGTGATCTTCGTCGTGCACTGGATCACGGAGTTGACCCGCACAACACGACCATCGACGAGGTAATGACCATCAAGTGCACCACCATTACCCCTGATATTCTTGCCGCTGAAGCACTGAGAATTATGGATGATCGCAAAATCAATGCGCTTATCTGTGTTGACCATGAGCGACATGCTGTTGGTGCCATTAATATGCATGACTTGCTGAAAGCGGGCGTGGTTTAAACGCTTTTTATCAGGCTCAAGGTATTTATCAGGCTCAAGGCTATTTATCAGCCCAAGGCTATCAGTTTCGGAACCCGGATGACCTCTCGCAATCATCTTATTATCGCTGCAATCCTGCTACTGCTGGCCGCTGGCTATTGGACCTACGACGGTGCAATAGTAACGGTCAGTGCCAGCCCCTCGGAAATCATCCGCCAGGATGCCGACTACTTTCTGGTGGACGCCCTGGTTAAGGAGTACGACGCTACCGGAGCGCTGCAATACCAGTTGCAGTCGGACAGCATTACCCATTACCCCCACAATGACAACACACTCCTGCAACAACCTACTCTGACGAACCTCAGTGACAGTGGACAACTCACTGTGTCAACGTCAGATAACGGAAAATTACTGCCCGGTGGCAAAGATATTGAACTGTGGGATAATGTCGTGGTTATCCAGAGCAGCCCGTCCGTCAGGCAACAGGGCTATGAGCAAAAACTCAGAATGGACACCGATTTCCTGACCATTGCGACGGATAAGGAAATTGCCGATACCGATCGTCCTGTGCTGATCACCAGCGACATCGGAGAGACCCGAGCCATTGGGATGACCGCCTGGTACCAGCAGGGAAAGATTCAATTAAAGTCCAGAGTACGGGGAGTCTATGAGACTGAGTAAGCTGATCATTCACACAATCATTGATATCTCCCTGTCAGGGAAACGATAACCCATGACACGACGACCAAAAGCAAAAGCACTCCTGAACAAACAATGGCTTGTCGGGCTGTTATTTGTCCCATTTATGGCCATGGCCTTACCCGCTGATCGCCAGCAGCCCATCCAGATCGATTCAGACACGGCTGACATTGATAATAAAAAAGGGGTGTCTGTGTATCGTGGTGATGTGGTCATGACCCAGGGCACCACACGCATCACCGGTGATGTTATTACCATCTACACCCGGGATCGGGAGTTGACCAGGGTCATTGCCCGGGGCAATAAGGCCAGGGCTTACTATGAAGAGCTGCAACCCGGTGAACAGGGAATGGTTCAGGCCTGGGGCAACACCATTCGCTACGATGTGGAGAGTGACCAGATTGAACTGATCAAAAATGCCCAGCTCTCGCAAAAGGGAGACACCTTTACCGGCGAACAGATTGACTACAACCTGACCCTGCAGACCGTCAATGCCAAAGGCACGCCCAGTCAGGGAGACAATGGCCGGGTACAGATGGTCATTCAACCCCGTCAGGAAAAAGCGGCCAGCACGAAATAATCGAACGCTGCCCGCTACCCGCCGCCCGTAAAAGCATTAGTCTTATCTTTTTCGGGCAGCGGGCAGCGCTCTAAACAACACACTTTGTTTTCACACTCAGGTTAACAGACAACCGGATGGCAACCCTCAAGGCAGAACATCTTAGCAAAAGCTACAAAGGCAGAGAGGTGGTGAAAGATGTCTCTCTACAGGTTAACAGTGGTCAAATCGTTGGCCTGCTGGGCCCTAATGGTGCAGGAAAGACCACCTGTTTTTATATGATTGTCGGGCTGGTAAAAGCCAATGGCGGCAAAGTCAGCATTGATCAGCAGGACCTGACCTTTCAGGCCATGCACCACAGAGCCCGTGCCGGTATCGGTTACCTCCCCCAGGAAGCCTCTATATTTCGTCGTCTGTCCGTGCGGGACAATATCCTGGCCATTCTGGAAACCAGGAAAGACCTCAATAAACAGCAGCGCGCCGAAAAAATGGAGTCGCTGCTGGATGAGTTCAATATTGGCCATATTCGTGACAGTGCCGGCATGGCACTATCCGGCGGTGAAAGAAGACGGGCAGAGATTGCCAGGGCACTGGCCACTGACCCGACCTTTATTCTGCTGGACGAACCTTTTGCCGGCGTTGACCCGATCTCCGTTGGCGATATCAAGTCCATCATCCGTCATTTGCAAAACCGGGGTATCGGGGTACTGATCACCGACCATAACGTCCGGGAAACACTGGATATCTGTGAGAAGGCCTATATCGTCAGCGAAGGGCATATCATCGCAGAAGGCGACAGCCATACGGTACTGTCCAACCAGACGGTTCGTGACGTTTATCTTGGGCACCAGTTCAGCTTGTAACTCTGTGTTCCCAGCCGCAGCCAGTACATCATTTCGGTGAGTTTGATGCGTACCATCTCCGTTCGTCCTGAGCCTGTCGATGGGCGTAAACTCCGGCCCATGATAGATCGTGCCAGACACCCTTCGACTCCGCTCAGGATAAACGGAGATGGTACAAGTCAATCTCATTGAAATAACAAAGTCTCCCGGAACTGACACCAGCAGCACCTGGCCTGACAGAGCCCTTTTGAGAAAGGTAACTGTCAGGCCACGGGTGGTGGGCTGCAACTTCTGAATGACGGGATACTAAAAACGATAACCCATTGAAATAGAGGCTACCGGGTATACTTTATAACCACTTAACTCATCTTCCAGCTTTTGTTCTTCTTCTTTTAAATCTTCATTGAAGCCCGGTAAACCAGTTGCTGCTCCGGATGCTTTCAGGGAGACATCCCCTGAGCCTTGATAAAGCACGCCAAGATCAGCGCTGAAGATAAAACCGGCTGTCCCCGCAGAGCCTGATGTCCAGCCCATGCCGAGATAGGGTGCAAAGCTGTTGAATTCAACATCTGCATCCAGCCGATCAAGCGCATAAGGAGTGCCACCAATCTCAAAGTTATTCCCGTTCTTTGGCTTGCCCTCACCTTCAAGGGCATTACCATTGTAATAAGCGCCTGCGGTAAGCCTGAAACCACTGTTGTCAAACATATACCAGTCAGCCATTACCCCAAAAGATGAAAGCTCCAGGTCAGCATCGTACTCGATTTCATCTTCCTCGAAATCGGTGCCAAAAGTGAAATAATTATACTGCCCCCTCAGCACCATAGAGTCCATTAGCCGATAGGAGCCGGTAATACCGGCCCCCAGGGTAGACATCCCCACTTCTACAGCGGTATCTGCAGCATTAGCCTGAAGCGCAAGTGAAACAAAAGCAGCCATCATTGTTTTTTTAAACATAACTCATTTCCACTGGTATGTTATATAACCCGGATATTTCATAAACGTGCTCCCAATCTCGCTTGTCCTTTGCCGCTCTAAGGGAGTTTTGCTCAGTCGACCGTACTCCCCGGTACGGCGCTCCCTCACAAAATCCCTTAGAGCGACAAAGTCCTGCGCGAGATTCGGGACAGTTTATGAAATATCCGGGTAAAGCTGGTTATATGGAACTTGATAGTAAAAAAGGCTGATCCTGCCAAATGCCTTTAGAAAAAACACATTATTTTTTTGCTCAGGTTCCAGCTGATCAGCAAAGCATTCATGCAGCACGACACACCCACAGCGCCAGAAAATTGCGCTCTGTGATTCGATAATGGGAGATGAGTCAGGCAAAGTTAACTGGCAAAAATGCCAGATATGTCCGGTTATTGATCCTGGTCAATTTTATCTTCTATGTCATTAATGCCAGGAGCCTGTCCGAGAATAGCATCAGATAATACGCATATCTTTGGCCAGAGCCACCAGATGCACCCGGTTTTCAGCACCCAGCCACTCGCGCAAATAGTTCAGGTGATAGTTCACCCCTTTCTCACTGAGGTTGATTTTGCTGGCAACCTCTTTGCTGCCCAGGCCGTTAGCCGTCAGCGTCAGCACATCCAGCGCCCGGTCACTGACCCTATCGTTCAGCCAGGGATTAAACAGGTAACTGTAGTCACGCATTAACAGGGTATGAAAATAGAAGCAGGCGTTGTACAACGATACCTGGTAATCCTTCAGCCAGCTGGCCAGCTCCTGGTCAGACAGCGGGCTGTTCAACATATACTGAGCGTGCCAGCCTCTGCCGGCCAGGCCATAAACCGGCACAAACAGTTGCGAGTGAATATCCAGGGCAGTAAAAAAATCCAGTATTTTTCGTTGTTGCTGAATACGGTGGTCTAAAGGCTCACGCTGAAACAACCGTTGGGCAGAAAAAATCTGTTGTCGGATGCGCTCATCACCACCGGTTTGCTGATGGTAGTTAGCCAGGGTCTCTATGCGCATCGTACCGATATAACGGTGTTCATGCTGCTGCATGGGCTGGTTGGAAAAAAACCGCCAGTCCGGAGACGGTATTTCATCCAGAATGCCGTAATACAGGAAGCCATTAAACCCCATCCGCTCAAAGGTCTGCCACATCTGCCGGGTTAATTCGGCGAGGGGAATGGGCTCCAGAGGGTTAGTTTCTGCCGGGATAATCGAGGGGAATAGACTTTCAGTAACCTGTGCATCCATAGCACCACCAAAACATTATTCATCAAATATTGCGATGCAAAATCAAAACCCGCAGATTATTCGGCTAAAATATCAGATAACCGACAATGGACAAATATTATTTCCTTTGCGGATGACGCAGATCAACATACGACATGCCACTTTTCCGGCAAGTCTGACATTTGAACTCATTCGAGACCTAGCCCCGGTTTTTGCCATTTCCGGGTTAGTGAAGGGGCGACGGGTATTACAAGACCTGCCCCAGCGTTTCTTTCTGGTTAGACGGGAATCATTCAGGATAAACAGTGATTTCCATAGTATCACTGTAAACACCAGCAGGAGCAGCATCTATGTCATCATAAATGGAAATAGTCAACTCCATATTTTTACCAGCACTGCAATCAAGCACGTTCGACGGCTTCCATCCGGTGTGTACAGGAGGGAGAGAACCATTATACGAGCCCCAGAAAAAAGAATAATTTTTGGTTCCGTCATCAATATTCATTGAATATCTAAGATAATTTTCAGCCTCATTAGATAAGCGAAAATCGGACCATAGCCCTCCCTGGTCCGGTTCACCATTCTTGCTAGCAGGCATTAAAGAAAAAGTTTGAGCAACAGTAGTATATACACAGAACCGTTGAGTTCCCGTTCCATCGCTGCTGTTCAGCGTCATATCTCCAAGGCCACTGATCTGAATAAAATCCGGTATATCAAGCTCTATATAAAGATTAACAGGCCAATCAACATTGGCATCACCTGCAGTAATGCCTGCTGTGCTGGGCGCTTGATCTATGATAAAAGTCAATGTGCCAGAATGCTTGCCTGACTGCGTCAGCTTACCTTCTTTGATCAGGTCATTCAGGTTAGCTCCTATAGTGAGTTTAAAGTCAAGGCACTCTTCACAACGCAATAATTGCGGATTCGCAGCCCCCTCCCCAGTCCCAGCACCCCGAAAGTCACAATTATCAGAATTACATGCGTTATCTACCGGGAAATCCACACTCTTTTCGAATTCTGTCTGCTCGATAGAAACGGTGAGAGGTATTTCTGAGGTAGCATTGTTGAGTGTGACTCCAGCACTGCGCACGTTAAAATAGGCTGGTCGTGCACAACCAAAACGACCGCAAGAACGTATTTGGAATTCTTTTGTTACAGTAAACGAACCATTACTCGGATATGATACAGTCATTGCTGAAAGGGGCTGATCAAGTAGCGGCCCTCCTCCTCCCTCACAAACGGACACTCCCGTTGAAGGTTGCGGGTTATTGTTGTCTGGGTTGGCTGGCACACACTGCAAAGCACTGACCTCCAACGGACCCAACAAACCCAAAAACAAAACACAGCTTACCCAACAAACCCAATTTTTGATTACTGCTGTCATAACTACCTTAACTCACCAGCTCCTCGCTTACTCACCGCCAACTGCCCCTCCAACACCGTCGTACACTCGGCATCGGCCAGATCAATGGTCCCCATTTGTAACACATAGCCCTCGTCCATTGTCTGCACCGGCAGTGGGCAGAGCCAGCCGTTGTCCATCTCCACCTGCAAGGTGCCCACATCAGAGCGTGCTTCCAGTTGGAACATACCAATATCGTCGGTGCTACCGGGCAGCAAACCGCCATTGATACGAGCGTCTGTCAGCGGCCGACCATTAAACAATAGTCGTCCAAACAGCAGTTGCAATGGTATCGCCTGATAATCCAGCGTCACCACATTGCCGGGGTAGAGGGTGGCCACCTTTTCCCGTTCATCAAAACTGTAGAGGGTTTCACCGGCCGGGCTGAGGGTGACCCGGTACTGATCATAGGGCGAGAGACCAATAATCGACGGTGAACCGGCCACCGCATAACCACGACGCTGGCCGTTTACCCGCACATCGAAGACATCACCGGCGCGACCTTCAAGATTAACCACCAGGGCGCTTTCGGAGCGGTCTTCGCCGCCCAGGGCGAACACCTCACCGTCGGTCAGGAAGCTGGTGCTCATGCTGCCACCCCAGTTGGTGGTGCCGCTACCTTCAATACGGCTGTGGCTGGCACTGAAGCTGGCCCGGCCATAGTGGTTGGCGTACTGCACGCTGCCGTCGATACGCTCGTTACCGGTGCCGCCTTCCACCCCGGCATCAAACCGCAGGTCACTGGCCAGCAGCTCGCGGTCCTCCCAGGAGGTGGACAGGCGCAGACGCTGGCTGGAATCACTCTCCCCATCCCGGCGGGTCACTTCTGCCCGTGGCGTGGCGTTAAAGTTCCAGTGGTCGGTGCGGTAGCGGAAGCTGATGTTGACCAGCCCAATCTGATCATCACCGGATTTGCTCAGGCTGAAGCTGATATCCGCATCATAATCAAAGGTGCGGAACAGGGTACGGCGATAGCCCAGACTGTGGGTGCGGGTCGGGTCCTGGGCGCTGTTATCGTCGTCATAGCCCTGGTTCATGCTGTAGCGATAGTTCAGGCTGCCATCGAACAGGGGCATGCCGGTGGAAAAAGCGTGCTGCTCAAAGGCGTTGCCGAGCAGGCTGACACCGTCGTCAGGTTCAACCCTGGGTTGGTCGCGCCATACCCGGCGGAAGTTGCCGGAGAGGGAGAGATCCCCCAGGGTCAAACGACCGTTGACACTCAGACCTGCAGTGCCGTTATCCCCGAGCATCAGCGACGGCTCAATGTCATAAAGGGGGCCGAAGTGGAACAGCCCGAATTCCGACAGGGCATCGTCGCTGCTCACCGCTATGGCGGCCGTGGCCGCTACGGTATCGTGCAGGCGGCGACTGACGCCGACCCGGTTCAGCCACTGGTCGGTGACCTCGGGCAGTGCCCGGTCGCTGGTGCGATCAAGCACCCGACCCGACTCCATAAAGAACAGCCATTCGCCTACTGGTGGAATCTGGCTCTGTTTGGCAAAGAAACGGGTTTCGCTGGAGAGCAGGTTGCCGCTCTCATCGAGAATACGAATCTCAATATCGTAAGCACCACTGGGAAAGCTGCTGGTGTCCAGCTGCTGGGAGCCAGCCTCGAAAAAGGCGCTGTCGATCAGTCGGTCATCCCGGCGCACCTCCACCCGGCCCCGGGTGGGCAAAAATACCGTCACCGGCATGCCGCCGGAGAAGTCCAGGTCTTCCCGGGTATTGTTGGAGCTATTGATGCGCAGCCCAAGCACCGGCTGGTCGCCGGTGAAGTTCAGGCCAAAGCCACTGGTGGAGAGCAGGCCGACGTTGTACTCCACCCCCTCAAAGTCCCGTTGGCCATAGATCTGGTTGACTGAGAACCGGTTGCTGTCGGAGTAGTCCCAGCTCCAGTACAGGCTGTTCTCCCGCCAGGCGGCGGTGGTCAGGCCGTTGATGGTGTAGCTGTTGTCGCTGCCGGTGGAGCCGCTGACGGCTGCCGAGAGGTTTTGCATCATGGAAAACCCGGCATCCGAAGGTGGCAGATATTTACGCACCTCGGCGGCGCGGGTCTGCATAAAACGACGGTTGACGAATATATCAACACGGAAGCGGGATTCGTCGAAAACTACTCCGGCTACAGAGGTTTCCAGCAGGCCGCAGTTTTGTGTGCTGTTGGGTGGGCAGACCAGCTCGCCGTGGCTGTCCAGCTCACCGCTCAGGGCGCTGGTGATCAGGGTGGTTTCACTCAGGTCGCCAATTTGGCGCACCAGGGATGCTGGGTCGGGCAGTTCAATGATACCGGGGCTGAACGCCGCCAGTTGCGAGCCGATGTAGCGGTTGCCGAAATAGATATCCACCAGTGAGCTTTGGGTGGCGCTGAGTTCTTCAAAGCCGGGGGGT
It contains:
- the lptC gene encoding LPS export ABC transporter periplasmic protein LptC — encoded protein: MTSRNHLIIAAILLLLAAGYWTYDGAIVTVSASPSEIIRQDADYFLVDALVKEYDATGALQYQLQSDSITHYPHNDNTLLQQPTLTNLSDSGQLTVSTSDNGKLLPGGKDIELWDNVVVIQSSPSVRQQGYEQKLRMDTDFLTIATDKEIADTDRPVLITSDIGETRAIGMTAWYQQGKIQLKSRVRGVYETE
- a CDS encoding helix-turn-helix transcriptional regulator, with translation MDAQVTESLFPSIIPAETNPLEPIPLAELTRQMWQTFERMGFNGFLYYGILDEIPSPDWRFFSNQPMQQHEHRYIGTMRIETLANYHQQTGGDERIRQQIFSAQRLFQREPLDHRIQQQRKILDFFTALDIHSQLFVPVYGLAGRGWHAQYMLNSPLSDQELASWLKDYQVSLYNACFYFHTLLMRDYSYLFNPWLNDRVSDRALDVLTLTANGLGSKEVASKINLSEKGVNYHLNYLREWLGAENRVHLVALAKDMRII
- a CDS encoding calcium/sodium antiporter; translated protein: MSPAIYAIAAIVVGFILLTWSADRFVGGAAATAKNWGISPMLIGLTVVSIGTSAPEILVSLMSSLQGHNDIAVGNAIGSNIANMGLVLGLTALIAPLPVKTALAKREIPWLLLVTVIAGACLANNYLGLIESLVLLSGLFVTLYLMVTWQKSHPEEPLAEIEEIEELPSAKAYLELVGGLVLLLVSAQILVWGATEIATWLGVSELIVGLTVVAIGTSLPELAASVASALRGHHDIALGNVVGSNIFNLLAVLSMPGLVRPGAISESVFSRDYTVMLAFTVLLAAMAIVGKKPKTLGRFAGIIFLAGYACYGTWLYVQTV
- a CDS encoding KpsF/GutQ family sugar-phosphate isomerase, translated to MTSDQNFIEIGRRTIQIEKDAIEALLPRVGEDFSNACRLMLECRGRIVVVGMGKSGHIARKISATLASTGTPAFYVHPGEASHGDMGMITADDVVLAISNSGETGEVITLLPLFKRMGAALISMTGKPASTLAQAAEVNLNTGVDKEACPLDLAPTSSTTTQLVMGDALAIALLEARGFTAEDFAFSHPGGALGRRLLLKVQDIMHDGNRIPTVKKGTRLGEALLEMTRKGLGMTSIIDDHNVVVGVFTDGDLRRALDHGVDPHNTTIDEVMTIKCTTITPDILAAEALRIMDDRKINALICVDHERHAVGAINMHDLLKAGVV
- the lptB gene encoding LPS export ABC transporter ATP-binding protein yields the protein MATLKAEHLSKSYKGREVVKDVSLQVNSGQIVGLLGPNGAGKTTCFYMIVGLVKANGGKVSIDQQDLTFQAMHHRARAGIGYLPQEASIFRRLSVRDNILAILETRKDLNKQQRAEKMESLLDEFNIGHIRDSAGMALSGGERRRAEIARALATDPTFILLDEPFAGVDPISVGDIKSIIRHLQNRGIGVLITDHNVRETLDICEKAYIVSEGHIIAEGDSHTVLSNQTVRDVYLGHQFSL
- a CDS encoding TcfC E-set like domain-containing protein, with product MRKYLPPSDAGFSMMQNLSAAVSGSTGSDNSYTINGLTTAAWRENSLYWSWDYSDSNRFSVNQIYGQRDFEGVEYNVGLLSTSGFGLNFTGDQPVLGLRINSSNNTREDLDFSGGMPVTVFLPTRGRVEVRRDDRLIDSAFFEAGSQQLDTSSFPSGAYDIEIRILDESGNLLSSETRFFAKQSQIPPVGEWLFFMESGRVLDRTSDRALPEVTDQWLNRVGVSRRLHDTVAATAAIAVSSDDALSEFGLFHFGPLYDIEPSLMLGDNGTAGLSVNGRLTLGDLSLSGNFRRVWRDQPRVEPDDGVSLLGNAFEQHAFSTGMPLFDGSLNYRYSMNQGYDDDNSAQDPTRTHSLGYRRTLFRTFDYDADISFSLSKSGDDQIGLVNISFRYRTDHWNFNATPRAEVTRRDGESDSSQRLRLSTSWEDRELLASDLRFDAGVEGGTGNERIDGSVQYANHYGRASFSASHSRIEGSGTTNWGGSMSTSFLTDGEVFALGGEDRSESALVVNLEGRAGDVFDVRVNGQRRGYAVAGSPSIIGLSPYDQYRVTLSPAGETLYSFDEREKVATLYPGNVVTLDYQAIPLQLLFGRLLFNGRPLTDARINGGLLPGSTDDIGMFQLEARSDVGTLQVEMDNGWLCPLPVQTMDEGYVLQMGTIDLADAECTTVLEGQLAVSKRGAGELR
- the lptA gene encoding lipopolysaccharide transport periplasmic protein LptA, which encodes MTRRPKAKALLNKQWLVGLLFVPFMAMALPADRQQPIQIDSDTADIDNKKGVSVYRGDVVMTQGTTRITGDVITIYTRDRELTRVIARGNKARAYYEELQPGEQGMVQAWGNTIRYDVESDQIELIKNAQLSQKGDTFTGEQIDYNLTLQTVNAKGTPSQGDNGRVQMVIQPRQEKAASTK